A window of Streptomyces armeniacus contains these coding sequences:
- a CDS encoding GNAT family N-acetyltransferase, protein MNDDPLMTRARGLWEQLAAVPVSFPPDGGAVFAASPDSRLCPPGWAGVVRLGDAALVTAPDEAQARTLRRALGDARAEALVRPDELRARVPVPVTDVLGPATLAYLAGHGFRPAEGGGSVARTQPGAAVLRALTEAAGPEDADESALDEIDSPAFVLREGGAVVAAAGYRTWPASTAHLCVLTDPRRRGRGLARQVASAATAHALDAGLLPQWRARPEPSRRVAAALGFRELGGQLSIRLGTEQDAAPAPTEGRNTRPPPSRPRTAGAWSSRRAGWCG, encoded by the coding sequence ATGAACGATGACCCGCTGATGACCCGCGCGCGCGGCCTGTGGGAGCAACTGGCCGCCGTACCGGTGTCGTTCCCGCCGGACGGCGGCGCCGTGTTCGCCGCCTCGCCAGACTCGCGGCTGTGCCCGCCCGGCTGGGCGGGAGTGGTGCGACTGGGCGACGCGGCGCTCGTCACGGCCCCGGACGAGGCCCAGGCTCGTACGCTCCGCCGGGCCCTGGGCGACGCGCGGGCGGAGGCTCTCGTACGGCCGGACGAACTGCGGGCGCGGGTGCCGGTGCCGGTGACCGACGTGCTCGGCCCCGCCACCCTGGCGTATCTCGCGGGCCACGGCTTCCGTCCGGCGGAGGGCGGGGGCTCGGTCGCGCGTACGCAGCCGGGCGCCGCCGTGCTGCGGGCGCTGACGGAGGCGGCGGGACCGGAGGACGCGGACGAGAGCGCCCTCGACGAGATCGACTCCCCCGCCTTCGTGCTGCGCGAAGGCGGGGCCGTCGTAGCCGCGGCCGGTTACCGGACGTGGCCTGCCTCGACGGCGCACCTGTGCGTGCTGACCGACCCGCGGCGACGCGGGCGCGGCCTGGCCCGGCAGGTGGCCTCGGCGGCCACCGCCCACGCGCTCGACGCCGGCCTGCTGCCGCAGTGGCGTGCACGCCCGGAGCCGTCCCGGCGGGTGGCCGCGGCGCTCGGTTTCCGTGAGCTGGGCGGCCAGTTGAGCATCCGCCTGGGCACGGAGCAGGACGCCGCACCCGCCCCCACCGAAGGGCGGAACACCCGCCCCCCTCCCTCCCGCCCGCGGACGGCGGGCGCGTGGTCGTCGCGGCGGGCCGGCTGGTGCGGGTGA
- a CDS encoding SAM-dependent methyltransferase, with the protein MSTTDAVTFWDGVYAARPAAGEPRPNALLVEAVTDLPPGDVLDLGCGNGGDSLWLARRGWRVTAVDISAVAADRLTERARAAGLGDRITAVRHDLHESFPPGRYDLVSAHYLHTPYDLDRTAVLRVAAERLRPDGRLLVVDHGSTAPWSWNQDPDVRYPSPQEVAAGIDLDPAVWTVERAEASRRMANGPDGSTAEVTDHVLCVRRAA; encoded by the coding sequence ATGAGTACGACCGACGCGGTCACGTTCTGGGACGGCGTGTACGCCGCCCGCCCGGCAGCCGGCGAGCCGCGGCCCAACGCCCTCCTCGTCGAGGCGGTCACCGACCTGCCGCCCGGCGACGTGCTGGACCTCGGATGCGGCAACGGCGGCGACTCGCTGTGGCTGGCACGCCGCGGGTGGCGGGTCACCGCCGTCGACATCTCCGCCGTGGCGGCCGACCGGCTCACCGAGCGCGCCCGCGCGGCCGGTCTCGGCGACCGGATCACCGCCGTACGGCACGACCTGCACGAGTCGTTCCCGCCCGGCCGGTACGACCTGGTGTCCGCCCACTACCTCCACACCCCCTACGACCTGGACAGGACCGCCGTCCTGCGCGTGGCCGCGGAGCGGCTGCGCCCGGACGGGCGGCTGCTGGTCGTCGACCACGGCTCCACCGCGCCGTGGTCGTGGAACCAGGACCCCGACGTCCGGTACCCGAGCCCGCAGGAGGTCGCGGCGGGCATCGACCTGGACCCGGCGGTGTGGACGGTCGAGCGGGCCGAGGCCTCCCGCCGGATGGCGAACGGACCCGACGGGAGCACCGCCGAGGTCACCGACCACGTCCTGTGCGTACGCCGGGCCGCCTGA
- a CDS encoding DinB family protein: MPTASRRRGDTPPPRTGGTEAETLRGFLDYLRASVAAKAEGVPEPQVRTPGVPSGTNLLGLLNHLTYVERATFLGEQVTDWKATFQAGPEDSAAEVVARYRESVERANSVLDGCADLSAPLPRARPGRAAPSVRWALTHMIEETGRHAGHADILRELIDGATGR; the protein is encoded by the coding sequence ATGCCCACCGCATCCCGCCGCCGCGGCGACACCCCGCCGCCCCGTACCGGCGGCACCGAGGCCGAGACCCTGCGCGGGTTCCTCGACTACCTGCGGGCCTCGGTCGCCGCGAAGGCCGAGGGCGTACCCGAACCCCAGGTCCGTACGCCCGGGGTGCCGTCGGGCACGAACCTGCTCGGGCTGCTCAACCACCTCACGTACGTCGAACGCGCGACGTTCCTCGGCGAACAGGTCACCGACTGGAAGGCGACGTTCCAGGCCGGGCCGGAGGACAGCGCGGCCGAAGTCGTCGCCCGCTACCGGGAATCCGTCGAGCGTGCGAACAGCGTTCTCGACGGGTGCGCCGACCTCAGCGCACCCCTCCCGCGGGCGCGGCCTGGGCGGGCCGCGCCCAGCGTCCGCTGGGCGCTCACCCACATGATCGAGGAGACCGGCCGCCACGCGGGTCACGCGGACATCCTCCGCGAGCTGATCGACGGGGCGACGGGGCGCTGA
- a CDS encoding helix-turn-helix domain-containing protein has protein sequence MENGSAGGPDGGTADVLGAVGPRLRALRRERGITLADLAVTTGVSESTLSRLESGQRRATLELLLPLARAYDVPLDDLVGAPRTGDPRIHLKPIRRFGMVFVPLSRRPGGTQAFKMIIPARPEPLEPTPQTHEGHEWLYVLNGRLRLVVGERDMTLPPGEAAEFDTSMPHWLGSADGGAVELLILFGLQGVRAHVRDGARPPESGEGRGGTGGTAR, from the coding sequence ATGGAAAACGGATCAGCCGGCGGACCGGACGGCGGCACGGCGGACGTACTCGGCGCTGTGGGCCCGCGGCTGCGGGCCCTGCGGCGCGAGCGCGGCATCACCCTCGCCGACCTCGCGGTGACGACCGGGGTGTCGGAGAGCACCCTGTCCCGGCTGGAGAGCGGGCAGCGCCGGGCGACCCTGGAGCTGCTGCTGCCGCTCGCCCGCGCCTACGACGTTCCGCTGGACGACCTCGTCGGCGCCCCGCGCACCGGTGACCCCCGTATCCACCTGAAGCCGATACGGCGCTTCGGGATGGTCTTCGTGCCGCTGTCCCGGCGGCCCGGCGGCACACAGGCGTTCAAAATGATCATCCCGGCCCGGCCGGAACCCCTCGAACCGACCCCGCAGACGCACGAGGGCCACGAGTGGCTGTACGTGCTCAACGGCCGGCTGCGGCTGGTCGTAGGGGAGCGCGACATGACGCTGCCGCCCGGAGAGGCCGCCGAGTTCGACACGTCCATGCCGCACTGGCTGGGCAGCGCCGACGGCGGGGCGGTCGAGCTGCTCATCCTGTTCGGCCTGCAAGGGGTGCGTGCGCATGTGCGCGACGGGGCGCGTCCGCCGGAGTCCGGCGAAGGGCGGGGAGGTACGGGAGGCACGGCGCGGTAA
- a CDS encoding Glu/Leu/Phe/Val dehydrogenase dimerization domain-containing protein: MPSHKPFLQVTWDDDQTSARGFVVIDQLVTGIATGGMRMRPGCTLGEVNELAREMTLKMAAFGIHVGGAKGGIDFDPADPRAEEVRERFVRAVRPLLERFWVTAGDLGTRQEQLDATFERVGLGDTSFHAAVLRAGDETEVRARIRQAFDTHTDGLKLSELVGGFGVAEAALAALEHRGIPAANARAAVQGFGAMGGSTALYLARAGVRIVGITDSRGLIVNTSRGLDVESLLAARDEAGVIDRSVLREDDAEEPGDTWLGQEVDVLVPAAVSYAITPDNCDRIRAGLVVEAANVPTTAEAERALLARGVTVIPDFVANTGAAAGAWWVILGEVVSPSGACGRLSAQMRPLVRRLMAEADAGGVSTRDAAVRFARDNARRLAGEFGSVVAFRDLYSGTQQEQQDRREDGGPGRAPAVPVAVADPAPADGPAAQPQPACPSSAADPDLAEVLDGPAPAGRQTADTLPAYSAAYWPGPAEGDAGRRP; this comes from the coding sequence GTGCCGAGCCATAAGCCCTTTCTCCAGGTTACCTGGGACGACGATCAGACCTCCGCCCGAGGGTTCGTCGTCATCGACCAGCTGGTCACGGGCATCGCCACCGGCGGCATGCGCATGCGCCCGGGCTGCACGCTCGGCGAGGTGAACGAACTCGCCCGCGAGATGACACTCAAGATGGCCGCCTTCGGCATTCATGTCGGCGGCGCCAAGGGCGGAATCGACTTCGACCCCGCCGACCCCCGCGCCGAAGAGGTGCGCGAGCGGTTCGTGCGCGCCGTACGGCCGTTGCTCGAGCGTTTCTGGGTGACCGCGGGTGATCTCGGCACGCGGCAGGAACAGCTCGACGCGACATTCGAACGGGTCGGCCTCGGCGACACCTCCTTCCACGCCGCCGTGCTCCGCGCCGGCGACGAGACCGAGGTGCGCGCCCGCATCCGGCAGGCATTCGACACGCACACGGACGGCCTGAAGCTCTCGGAACTCGTCGGCGGCTTCGGCGTCGCGGAAGCGGCACTCGCCGCCCTCGAGCACCGCGGCATTCCTGCTGCGAACGCCCGGGCGGCCGTGCAGGGATTCGGCGCGATGGGCGGCTCCACGGCGCTCTATCTGGCCCGTGCCGGCGTCCGGATCGTCGGAATCACCGACTCCCGCGGCCTCATCGTCAACACCTCGCGCGGTCTCGACGTCGAGAGCCTGCTCGCCGCCCGGGACGAGGCCGGCGTCATCGACCGCTCAGTGCTCCGCGAGGACGACGCGGAGGAGCCGGGGGACACCTGGCTCGGCCAGGAAGTGGACGTCCTGGTGCCCGCCGCCGTCTCGTACGCGATCACCCCGGACAACTGCGACCGCATCCGCGCCGGGCTCGTCGTGGAGGCGGCCAACGTGCCCACGACCGCAGAGGCGGAGCGGGCGCTGCTGGCCCGCGGCGTCACCGTCATCCCCGACTTCGTGGCGAACACCGGTGCCGCGGCCGGCGCCTGGTGGGTCATCCTCGGCGAGGTGGTCAGCCCCAGCGGCGCGTGCGGACGGCTGTCGGCCCAGATGCGGCCGCTGGTGCGCCGCCTGATGGCCGAGGCCGACGCGGGCGGCGTCTCGACGCGGGACGCGGCGGTCCGCTTCGCGCGGGACAACGCGCGGCGGCTGGCGGGGGAGTTCGGTTCGGTGGTGGCCTTCCGCGACCTGTACTCCGGCACGCAGCAGGAGCAGCAGGACCGCCGCGAGGACGGCGGGCCGGGCCGGGCGCCCGCGGTGCCCGTGGCCGTGGCGGACCCGGCGCCCGCGGACGGCCCGGCGGCGCAGCCGCAGCCCGCGTGCCCGTCGAGCGCCGCCGACCCGGACCTGGCCGAGGTGCTGGACGGCCCGGCCCCGGCCGGGCGGCAGACGGCCGACACCCTGCCCGCGTACAGTGCGGCCTACTGGCCGGGCCCCGCCGAGGGCGACGCCGGGCGCCGCCCCTGA
- a CDS encoding bifunctional helix-turn-helix transcriptional regulator/GNAT family N-acetyltransferase, translated as MDPAQIDQVRRFNRTVTERVGVLHDHYLGRGRPVGEARLLWEIDGRGQDVRRLRERLGLDSGYVSRLLRSLEADGLVTVEPLPRDRRVRTVRLTDAGRTERALLDRRSDELACSLLEPLNTGQRARLTTAMAEVDRLLTAATVTLDAVDPDQPDAEHCLRSYFTELQERFDTGFDPARSLLPDAGELRPPHGLFLVARLHGEPVGCAGLKLPAGAPAEIKRMWVAPHARGLGLGRRFLAELEARAARHGCDVLRLDTNKALSAAIGLYHAYGFEEVAAFNDEPYAHHWFEKRIGRSG; from the coding sequence ATGGATCCGGCACAGATCGACCAGGTGCGGCGGTTCAACCGCACCGTCACCGAACGCGTGGGCGTGCTCCACGACCACTACCTGGGCCGCGGGCGGCCCGTCGGCGAGGCCCGGCTGCTGTGGGAGATCGACGGGCGCGGCCAGGACGTACGGCGGCTGCGCGAACGCCTCGGGCTCGACTCCGGTTACGTCAGCCGGCTGCTGCGCTCCCTGGAGGCCGACGGCCTGGTGACCGTGGAGCCGCTGCCCCGCGACCGGCGCGTGCGCACCGTACGGCTCACCGACGCGGGCCGTACGGAGCGCGCCCTGCTCGACCGGCGCAGCGACGAACTGGCCTGCTCCCTGCTGGAGCCGCTCAACACCGGTCAGCGCGCCCGGCTGACCACCGCCATGGCCGAGGTCGACCGGCTGCTGACCGCCGCGACGGTCACGCTGGACGCCGTGGACCCGGACCAGCCGGACGCCGAGCACTGCCTGCGGTCGTACTTCACCGAGCTGCAGGAGCGCTTCGACACCGGCTTCGACCCGGCCCGCAGCCTGCTGCCCGACGCGGGTGAACTCCGGCCTCCGCACGGCCTGTTCCTCGTCGCCCGGCTGCACGGCGAGCCCGTCGGCTGCGCCGGGCTGAAGCTGCCGGCCGGCGCACCGGCGGAGATCAAGCGCATGTGGGTCGCGCCCCACGCACGCGGCCTGGGCCTCGGCCGCCGGTTCCTCGCCGAGCTGGAGGCGCGCGCCGCCCGGCACGGCTGCGACGTGCTGCGCCTGGACACCAACAAGGCGCTCAGCGCGGCGATCGGGCTGTACCACGCGTACGGGTTCGAGGAGGTCGCCGCCTTCAACGACGAGCCGTACGCCCACCACTGGTTCGAGAAGCGGATCGGACGGTCCGGCTGA